In the Pseudomonas sp. ADAK2 genome, one interval contains:
- the iolD gene encoding 3D-(3,5/4)-trihydroxycyclohexane-1,2-dione acylhydrolase (decyclizing): protein MTTTRLTMAQALVKFLDNQYIEVDGVQSKFVAGVFTIFGHGNVLGLGQALEQDSGDLIVHQGRNEQGMAHAAIGFAKQHLRRKIYACSSSVGPGAANMITAAATATANRIPLLLLPGDVYACRQPDPVLQQIEQFHDLSISTNDAFKAVSKYWDRINRPEQLMTAAIHAMRVLTDPAETGAVTLALPQDVQAEAYDYPDYFLQKRVHRIERRPATEAMLGDALALFKGKRKPLIICGGGVRYSGANAALQAFAERFDIPFAETQAGKSAVVSSHPLNVGGIGETGCLAANLLAKDADLIIGIGTRYSDFTTASKSLFQQPDVQFLNLNISPCDALKLDGVQLLADAKTALLALADALGDYRSSWGDQPRQAKAQLDEEVDRIYQVDYQAKDFVPEINDHMDPAVLREFIELTGSCLTQSRVLGVLNETLADDAVIVAAAGSLPGDLQRSWRSKGVNTYHVEYGYSCMGYEVNAALGVKLAEPDREVYALVGDGSYMMLHSELATSIQERRKINVVLLDNMTFGCINNLQMEHGMDSFGTEFRFRNPETGKLDGGFVPVDFAMSAAAYGCKTYKVNTVEQLQAALADARLQSVSTLIDIKVLPKTMIHKYLSWWRVGVAQVSTSARTDAVAKTLNERLAKARQY from the coding sequence ATGACCACTACAAGACTGACCATGGCCCAGGCCCTGGTGAAATTCCTCGATAACCAGTACATCGAGGTCGATGGGGTCCAGAGCAAATTCGTCGCCGGGGTCTTCACCATTTTCGGCCACGGCAATGTGCTCGGTCTGGGCCAGGCCCTTGAGCAGGACAGCGGCGACCTGATCGTCCATCAGGGTCGCAACGAACAAGGCATGGCCCACGCCGCCATCGGTTTCGCCAAGCAACACCTGCGGCGCAAGATTTACGCCTGCTCCTCATCGGTCGGCCCCGGCGCCGCGAACATGATCACCGCTGCCGCCACCGCCACGGCCAACCGCATCCCGTTGTTGCTGCTGCCCGGCGATGTCTACGCCTGCCGTCAACCGGACCCGGTGCTGCAACAGATCGAACAGTTTCACGACCTGAGCATCAGCACCAACGATGCGTTCAAAGCCGTGAGCAAATACTGGGATCGCATCAACCGTCCCGAGCAACTGATGACCGCGGCGATCCACGCCATGCGCGTGCTCACCGACCCCGCCGAAACCGGCGCCGTGACCCTGGCCTTGCCGCAAGACGTGCAGGCCGAGGCCTACGACTACCCGGATTACTTCCTGCAAAAACGCGTGCACCGTATCGAACGGCGTCCGGCCACCGAAGCGATGCTTGGCGATGCGTTGGCGCTGTTCAAGGGCAAGCGCAAGCCGCTGATCATTTGTGGTGGCGGGGTGCGTTACTCCGGGGCCAATGCCGCGTTGCAGGCTTTTGCCGAACGCTTCGACATTCCCTTCGCGGAAACCCAGGCCGGCAAGAGCGCGGTGGTGTCCAGCCATCCGCTCAATGTCGGTGGCATCGGCGAAACCGGTTGCCTGGCGGCGAATCTGCTGGCCAAGGATGCTGATCTGATCATCGGCATCGGCACCCGCTACAGCGACTTCACCACGGCGTCGAAGTCGTTGTTCCAGCAACCGGACGTGCAATTCCTCAACCTCAATATCAGCCCTTGCGATGCGTTGAAACTCGACGGCGTGCAACTACTGGCCGACGCCAAAACCGCTCTGCTGGCACTGGCCGACGCACTGGGCGATTACCGCTCCAGCTGGGGCGATCAACCGCGCCAGGCCAAGGCGCAACTGGATGAGGAAGTTGATCGAATCTATCAGGTCGACTACCAGGCCAAGGATTTCGTCCCGGAAATCAACGACCACATGGATCCGGCCGTGCTGCGTGAATTCATCGAACTGACCGGTTCCTGCCTGACCCAGAGCCGCGTGCTCGGCGTGCTCAACGAAACCCTGGCCGACGACGCGGTGATCGTCGCCGCCGCCGGCAGCTTGCCCGGCGACTTGCAGCGCAGTTGGCGCAGCAAGGGCGTGAACACTTACCACGTCGAGTATGGCTATTCCTGCATGGGTTACGAGGTCAACGCCGCGCTGGGCGTGAAGCTGGCCGAGCCGGATCGCGAGGTCTACGCACTGGTCGGCGACGGCTCCTACATGATGCTGCACTCGGAGCTGGCGACCTCGATTCAGGAGCGGCGCAAGATCAACGTGGTGCTGCTGGACAACATGACCTTCGGTTGCATCAACAACCTGCAGATGGAACACGGCATGGACAGCTTCGGCACCGAGTTCCGTTTCCGTAATCCTGAAACCGGCAAGCTCGATGGCGGCTTCGTCCCGGTGGATTTCGCCATGAGCGCGGCGGCCTATGGCTGCAAGACTTACAAAGTGAACACCGTTGAACAGCTGCAAGCGGCGCTGGCCGATGCTCGGTTGCAGAGCGTTTCGACGCTGATCGATATCAAGGTTCTGCCCAAGACGATGATTCACAAATACCTGTCGTGGTGGCGGGTCGGCGTGG